From Drosophila suzukii chromosome 2R, CBGP_Dsuzu_IsoJpt1.0, whole genome shotgun sequence, a single genomic window includes:
- the kcc gene encoding solute carrier family 12 member 4 isoform X6, producing MQSNSAKDDSDEMEIIPSEHNGTVHDNKNEDSGDIHRAEENQKSNIDPNLYLYDDDLETRPHISTFISSIANYENTIPAATDPDAKPAAPSARMGTLIGVFLPCIQNIFGVILFIRLTWVVGTAGAVCGFLIVLTCCCVTMLTAISMSAIATNGVVPAGGSYFMISRSLGPEFGGAVGMLFYTGTTLAAAMYIVGAVEIVLTYMAPWASIFGDFTKDADAMFNNFRVYGTLLLIFMGLIVFVGVKFVNKFATLALACVILSIIAVYVGIFDNIHGNEKLYMCVLGKRLLKDIPLENCTKEDSFMRDIYCPDGKCEEYFLANNVTKVKGIKGLASGVFYDNIWPSFLENGQFISYGKNAVDIENTSGQSYNQIMADITTSFTLLIGIFFPSVTGIMAGSNRSGDLADAQKSIPIGTICAILTTSTVYLSSVMFFAGTVDNLLLRDKFGQSIGGKLVVANIAWPNQWVILIGSFLSTLGAGLQSLTGAPRLLQAIARDEIIPFLAPFAKSSSRGEPTRALLLTIVICQCGILLGNVDLLAPLLSMFFLMCYGFVNLACAVQTLLRTPNWRPRFKFYHWSLSLIGLTLCISVMIMTSWYFALIAMGMAIIIYKYIEYRGAEKEWGDGIRGMALTAARYSLLRLEEGPPHTKNWRPQILVLSKLNDNLLPKYRKIFSFATQLKAGKGLTICVSVIKGDHTKITNKAVDAKSTLRKYMTDEKVKGFCDVLVSQQIGEGLSSVIQTIGLGGMKPNTVIIGWPYSWRQEGRNSWKTFIQTVRTVAACHMALMVPKGINFYPESNHKIGGNIDIWWIVHDGGLLMLLPFLLKQHRTWRNCKLRIFTVAQIEDNSIQMKKDLKTFLYHLRIEADVEVVEMNNSDISAYTYERTLMMEQRNQMLRALGLNKKENSKVVQTIVDHHYDATKTASKVRFADPTIEEIQHHDSQNDEKRNSIDLDGPENADTPETTSNKDESTEKADGDFKSSVKPDEFNVRRMHTAIKLNEVIVEKSQDAQLVIMNLPGPPREVRAERESNYMEFLEVLTEGLEKVLMVRGGGREVITIYS from the exons ATGCAAAGTAACAGTGCAAAAGATGATTCGGATGAAATGGAAATAATACCATCCGAACACAATGGTACAGTTCACGACAACAAAAATGAAG ACTCAGGTGATATCCACAGGGCTGAAGAAAACCAGAAGTCCAATATCGACCCAAATCTATATCTGTACGATGATGATTTGGAGACCAGGCCCCATATATCAACATTCATTTCATCAATTGCCAATTATGAAAACACGATACCAGCGGCCACCGATCCCGATGCAAAGCCGGCAGCTCCATCGGCTCGAATGG GTACCCTAATTGGAGTGTTCTTGCCATGCATTCAAAACATCTTTGGTGTCATATTGTTCATTCGGTTAACATGGGTTGTTGGAACGGCTGGCGCCGTGTGTGGATTCTTAATTGTTCTGACCTGCTGCTGTGTG ACAATGCTTACTGCGATCTCGATGTCGGCCATTGCAACGAATGGAGTGGTTCCGGCGGGAGGGAGTTACTTTATGATATCACG ATCCCTGGGCCCTGAATTCGGTGGAGCGGTGGGAATGCTGTTCTATACGGGAACCACTTTAGCGGCGGCGATGTACATCGTTGGTGCCGTGGAAATCGTATTG ACATACATGGCGCCGTGGGCATCAATATTTGGGGACTTCACCAAGGATGCTGACGCGATGTTTAACAATTTCAGGGTCTACGGCACTTTGCTGCTCATTTTTATGG GACTCATTGTGTTCGTGGGCGTGAAATTCGTCAATAAGTTCGCGACGTTGGCCCTGGCCTGTGTCATTCTGTCGATAATAGCGGTGTATGTGGGAATATTTGACAATATCCATGGCAACGAAAAGCTATA CATGTGTGTTCTGGGTAAACGACTCTTGAAGGATATCCCACTTGAAAATTGCACAAAGGAAGACTCCTTCATGCGCGACATATACTGCCCAGATGGTAAATGCGAGGAATACTTCCTAG CTAACAACGTGACCAAAGTCAAGGGAATCAAGGGATTGGCTAGTGGAGTTTTCTACGACAACATTTGGCCCTCGTTTTTGGAGAACGGCCAGTTCATATCCTATGGAAAGAATGCTGTTGACATCGAGAACACCAGTGGCCAGTCTTATAATCAAATCATGGCCGATATTACCACCTCGTTCACCCTCCTTATCGGCATCTTCTTCCCGTCGGTCACAG GCATCATGGCTGGATCCAACCGATCGGGTGACCTTGCTGACGCCCAGAAAAGCATACCCATCGGAACGATATGTGCCATTCTGACCACCAGCACAGTTTACTTATCCAGCGTTATGTTCTTCGCTGGCACAGTGGATAACCTCCTGCTGAGGGATAA ATTCGGTCAATCCATCGGTGGCAAATTGGTCGTGGCCAACATCGCCTGGCCTAACCAGTGGGTCATTTTGATTGGATCTTTCTTGTCCACCTTGGGAGCTGGTCTGCAAAGTTTAACCGGTGCCCCCCGTCTGCTGCAGGCGATTGCCAGGGATGAGATTATTCCCTTCCTGGCTCCCTTCGCCAAGTCATCCAGTCGTGGCGAACCCACCCGGGCACTGCTCCTGACCATCGTCATTTGCCAGTGCGGCATTCTCTTGG GAAATGTGGACTTGCTGGCACCGCTGCTGTCCATGTTCTTCCTCATGTGCTACGGCTTTGTTAACCTGGCTTGCGCCGTTCAAACCCTGCTGAGGACTCCCAACTGGAGACCCCGCTTCAAGTTCTACCACTGGAGCTTGTCGCTGATCGGCCTGACGCTGTGCATATCAGTCATGATCATGACCTCCTGGTACTTCGCACTGATTGCCATGGGAATGGCCATCATCATCTACAAATATATAGAGTACCGAGG TGCCGAGAAGGAGTGGGGTGATGGCATTCGTGGAATGGCCCTTACCGCCGCCAGGTACTCGCTCCTCCGCCTGGAGGAAGGCCCACCGCATACGAAAAATTGGCGTCCCCAAATTTTGGTGCTTTCGAAGCTCAACGATAACCTCTTGCCAAAGTATAGGAAGATATTCTCCTTTGCCACCCAGCTGAAAGCTGGCAAGGGATTGACGATTTGTGTGTCTGTGATAAAGGGCGACCACACCAAGATAACCAACAAAGCCGTGGATGCCAAGTCCACGCTGCGCAAATACATGACCGACGAGAAGGTGAAGGGATTCTGCGATGTTCTGGTGTCCCAGCAGATCGGCGAAGGCCTCAGTTCGGT TATCCAAACCATCGGACTGGGAGGCATGAAGCCCAACACTGTCATCATCGGATGGCCTTACAGCTGGCGGCAGGAGGGCAGGAATAGCTGGAAGACCTTCATCCAAACGGTCCGCACAGTGGCCGCCTGCCACATGGCTCTCATGGTGCCCAAGGGCATCAACTTTTACCCAGAATCAAACCACAAA ATCGGTGGCAACATTGATATCTGGTGGATTGTCCACGACGGTGGTCTGCTCATGTTGCTGCCCTTCCTGCTGAAGCAACACCGCACTTGGCGCAATTGCAAGCTAAGGATCTTCACAGTTGCTCAAATCGAGGACAACTCGATTCAAATGAAGAAGGATCTAAAGACATTCCTGTACCATCTCCGAATCGAGGCAGATGTCGAAGTTGTTGAGATG AACAACAGCGATATTTCCGCTTACACCTACGAGCGGACTTTGATGATGGAACAGCGTAATCAGATGCTGAGAGCATTAGGTTTAAATAAGAAAGAAAACTCCAAAGTG GTTCAAACAATTGTAGACCACCATTATGACGCCACCAAAACGGCGTCTAAAGTTCGCTTCGCCGATCCAACTATAGAAGAAATACAACATCAC GATTCTCAGAACGACGAGAAACGTAACTCAATTGATTTGGATGGTCCTGAAAACGCGGACACACCCGAAACTACTTCTAACAAGGATGAATCGACAGAGAAAGCCGACGGAGACTTTAAGTCCAGTGTGAAACC GGATGAGTTCAATGTTCGTCGCATGCACACAGcaataaaactaaatgaagTTATTGTAGAAAAGTCACAGGATGCCCAGTTGGTCATAATGAATTTACCTGGACCACCTAGGGAAGTGAGAGCGGAGCGTGAAAGCAATT ATATGGAATTTCTGGAGGTATTAACAGAGGGCCTTGAAAAAGTGTTAATGGTTCGTGGAGGAGGCCGAGAAGTTATAACAATTTACTCTTAA
- the kcc gene encoding solute carrier family 12 member 4 isoform X1, with amino-acid sequence MPDRFQVTKADEDTALDYNQDESASGKLLGDIHDETLGENYGTYADSGDIHRAEENQKSNIDPNLYLYDDDLETRPHISTFISSIANYENTIPAATDPDAKPAAPSARMGTLIGVFLPCIQNIFGVILFIRLTWVVGTAGAVCGFLIVLTCCCVTMLTAISMSAIATNGVVPAGGSYFMISRSLGPEFGGAVGMLFYTGTTLAAAMYIVGAVEIVLTYMAPWASIFGDFTKDADAMFNNFRVYGTLLLIFMGLIVFVGVKFVNKFATLALACVILSIIAVYVGIFDNIHGNEKLYMCVLGKRLLKDIPLENCTKEDSFMRDIYCPDGKCEEYFLANNVTKVKGIKGLASGVFYDNIWPSFLENGQFISYGKNAVDIENTSGQSYNQIMADITTSFTLLIGIFFPSVTGIMAGSNRSGDLADAQKSIPIGTICAILTTSTVYLSSVMFFAGTVDNLLLRDKFGQSIGGKLVVANIAWPNQWVILIGSFLSTLGAGLQSLTGAPRLLQAIARDEIIPFLAPFAKSSSRGEPTRALLLTIVICQCGILLGNVDLLAPLLSMFFLMCYGFVNLACAVQTLLRTPNWRPRFKFYHWSLSLIGLTLCISVMIMTSWYFALIAMGMAIIIYKYIEYRGAEKEWGDGIRGMALTAARYSLLRLEEGPPHTKNWRPQILVLSKLNDNLLPKYRKIFSFATQLKAGKGLTICVSVIKGDHTKITNKAVDAKSTLRKYMTDEKVKGFCDVLVSQQIGEGLSSVIQTIGLGGMKPNTVIIGWPYSWRQEGRNSWKTFIQTVRTVAACHMALMVPKGINFYPESNHKIGGNIDIWWIVHDGGLLMLLPFLLKQHRTWRNCKLRIFTVAQIEDNSIQMKKDLKTFLYHLRIEADVEVVEMNNSDISAYTYERTLMMEQRNQMLRALGLNKKENSKVVQTIMDFKETPSDNKLSLVQTIVDHHYDATKTASKVRFADPTIEEIQHHDSQNDEKRNSIDLDGPENADTPETTSNKDESTEKADGDFKSSVKPDEFNVRRMHTAIKLNEVIVEKSQDAQLVIMNLPGPPREVRAERESNYMEFLEVLTEGLEKVLMVRGGGREVITIYS; translated from the exons ATGCCAGATAGATTTCAAGTCACAAAAGCAGACGAAGACACCGCGTTGGATTATAATCAAGATGAATCTGCGAGTGGAAAACTTCTCGGAGACATCCACGACGAAACCCTAGGTGAGAACTATGGGACCTATGCTG ACTCAGGTGATATCCACAGGGCTGAAGAAAACCAGAAGTCCAATATCGACCCAAATCTATATCTGTACGATGATGATTTGGAGACCAGGCCCCATATATCAACATTCATTTCATCAATTGCCAATTATGAAAACACGATACCAGCGGCCACCGATCCCGATGCAAAGCCGGCAGCTCCATCGGCTCGAATGG GTACCCTAATTGGAGTGTTCTTGCCATGCATTCAAAACATCTTTGGTGTCATATTGTTCATTCGGTTAACATGGGTTGTTGGAACGGCTGGCGCCGTGTGTGGATTCTTAATTGTTCTGACCTGCTGCTGTGTG ACAATGCTTACTGCGATCTCGATGTCGGCCATTGCAACGAATGGAGTGGTTCCGGCGGGAGGGAGTTACTTTATGATATCACG ATCCCTGGGCCCTGAATTCGGTGGAGCGGTGGGAATGCTGTTCTATACGGGAACCACTTTAGCGGCGGCGATGTACATCGTTGGTGCCGTGGAAATCGTATTG ACATACATGGCGCCGTGGGCATCAATATTTGGGGACTTCACCAAGGATGCTGACGCGATGTTTAACAATTTCAGGGTCTACGGCACTTTGCTGCTCATTTTTATGG GACTCATTGTGTTCGTGGGCGTGAAATTCGTCAATAAGTTCGCGACGTTGGCCCTGGCCTGTGTCATTCTGTCGATAATAGCGGTGTATGTGGGAATATTTGACAATATCCATGGCAACGAAAAGCTATA CATGTGTGTTCTGGGTAAACGACTCTTGAAGGATATCCCACTTGAAAATTGCACAAAGGAAGACTCCTTCATGCGCGACATATACTGCCCAGATGGTAAATGCGAGGAATACTTCCTAG CTAACAACGTGACCAAAGTCAAGGGAATCAAGGGATTGGCTAGTGGAGTTTTCTACGACAACATTTGGCCCTCGTTTTTGGAGAACGGCCAGTTCATATCCTATGGAAAGAATGCTGTTGACATCGAGAACACCAGTGGCCAGTCTTATAATCAAATCATGGCCGATATTACCACCTCGTTCACCCTCCTTATCGGCATCTTCTTCCCGTCGGTCACAG GCATCATGGCTGGATCCAACCGATCGGGTGACCTTGCTGACGCCCAGAAAAGCATACCCATCGGAACGATATGTGCCATTCTGACCACCAGCACAGTTTACTTATCCAGCGTTATGTTCTTCGCTGGCACAGTGGATAACCTCCTGCTGAGGGATAA ATTCGGTCAATCCATCGGTGGCAAATTGGTCGTGGCCAACATCGCCTGGCCTAACCAGTGGGTCATTTTGATTGGATCTTTCTTGTCCACCTTGGGAGCTGGTCTGCAAAGTTTAACCGGTGCCCCCCGTCTGCTGCAGGCGATTGCCAGGGATGAGATTATTCCCTTCCTGGCTCCCTTCGCCAAGTCATCCAGTCGTGGCGAACCCACCCGGGCACTGCTCCTGACCATCGTCATTTGCCAGTGCGGCATTCTCTTGG GAAATGTGGACTTGCTGGCACCGCTGCTGTCCATGTTCTTCCTCATGTGCTACGGCTTTGTTAACCTGGCTTGCGCCGTTCAAACCCTGCTGAGGACTCCCAACTGGAGACCCCGCTTCAAGTTCTACCACTGGAGCTTGTCGCTGATCGGCCTGACGCTGTGCATATCAGTCATGATCATGACCTCCTGGTACTTCGCACTGATTGCCATGGGAATGGCCATCATCATCTACAAATATATAGAGTACCGAGG TGCCGAGAAGGAGTGGGGTGATGGCATTCGTGGAATGGCCCTTACCGCCGCCAGGTACTCGCTCCTCCGCCTGGAGGAAGGCCCACCGCATACGAAAAATTGGCGTCCCCAAATTTTGGTGCTTTCGAAGCTCAACGATAACCTCTTGCCAAAGTATAGGAAGATATTCTCCTTTGCCACCCAGCTGAAAGCTGGCAAGGGATTGACGATTTGTGTGTCTGTGATAAAGGGCGACCACACCAAGATAACCAACAAAGCCGTGGATGCCAAGTCCACGCTGCGCAAATACATGACCGACGAGAAGGTGAAGGGATTCTGCGATGTTCTGGTGTCCCAGCAGATCGGCGAAGGCCTCAGTTCGGT TATCCAAACCATCGGACTGGGAGGCATGAAGCCCAACACTGTCATCATCGGATGGCCTTACAGCTGGCGGCAGGAGGGCAGGAATAGCTGGAAGACCTTCATCCAAACGGTCCGCACAGTGGCCGCCTGCCACATGGCTCTCATGGTGCCCAAGGGCATCAACTTTTACCCAGAATCAAACCACAAA ATCGGTGGCAACATTGATATCTGGTGGATTGTCCACGACGGTGGTCTGCTCATGTTGCTGCCCTTCCTGCTGAAGCAACACCGCACTTGGCGCAATTGCAAGCTAAGGATCTTCACAGTTGCTCAAATCGAGGACAACTCGATTCAAATGAAGAAGGATCTAAAGACATTCCTGTACCATCTCCGAATCGAGGCAGATGTCGAAGTTGTTGAGATG AACAACAGCGATATTTCCGCTTACACCTACGAGCGGACTTTGATGATGGAACAGCGTAATCAGATGCTGAGAGCATTAGGTTTAAATAAGAAAGAAAACTCCAAAGTG gtTCAGACTATAATGGACTTTAAGGAAACACCCAGTGATAATAAATTGTCTTTG GTTCAAACAATTGTAGACCACCATTATGACGCCACCAAAACGGCGTCTAAAGTTCGCTTCGCCGATCCAACTATAGAAGAAATACAACATCAC GATTCTCAGAACGACGAGAAACGTAACTCAATTGATTTGGATGGTCCTGAAAACGCGGACACACCCGAAACTACTTCTAACAAGGATGAATCGACAGAGAAAGCCGACGGAGACTTTAAGTCCAGTGTGAAACC GGATGAGTTCAATGTTCGTCGCATGCACACAGcaataaaactaaatgaagTTATTGTAGAAAAGTCACAGGATGCCCAGTTGGTCATAATGAATTTACCTGGACCACCTAGGGAAGTGAGAGCGGAGCGTGAAAGCAATT ATATGGAATTTCTGGAGGTATTAACAGAGGGCCTTGAAAAAGTGTTAATGGTTCGTGGAGGAGGCCGAGAAGTTATAACAATTTACTCTTAA
- the kcc gene encoding solute carrier family 12 member 6 isoform X2 gives MPDRFQVTKADEDTALDYNQDESASGKLLGDIHDETLDSGDIHRAEENQKSNIDPNLYLYDDDLETRPHISTFISSIANYENTIPAATDPDAKPAAPSARMGTLIGVFLPCIQNIFGVILFIRLTWVVGTAGAVCGFLIVLTCCCVTMLTAISMSAIATNGVVPAGGSYFMISRSLGPEFGGAVGMLFYTGTTLAAAMYIVGAVEIVLTYMAPWASIFGDFTKDADAMFNNFRVYGTLLLIFMGLIVFVGVKFVNKFATLALACVILSIIAVYVGIFDNIHGNEKLYMCVLGKRLLKDIPLENCTKEDSFMRDIYCPDGKCEEYFLANNVTKVKGIKGLASGVFYDNIWPSFLENGQFISYGKNAVDIENTSGQSYNQIMADITTSFTLLIGIFFPSVTGIMAGSNRSGDLADAQKSIPIGTICAILTTSTVYLSSVMFFAGTVDNLLLRDKFGQSIGGKLVVANIAWPNQWVILIGSFLSTLGAGLQSLTGAPRLLQAIARDEIIPFLAPFAKSSSRGEPTRALLLTIVICQCGILLGNVDLLAPLLSMFFLMCYGFVNLACAVQTLLRTPNWRPRFKFYHWSLSLIGLTLCISVMIMTSWYFALIAMGMAIIIYKYIEYRGAEKEWGDGIRGMALTAARYSLLRLEEGPPHTKNWRPQILVLSKLNDNLLPKYRKIFSFATQLKAGKGLTICVSVIKGDHTKITNKAVDAKSTLRKYMTDEKVKGFCDVLVSQQIGEGLSSVIQTIGLGGMKPNTVIIGWPYSWRQEGRNSWKTFIQTVRTVAACHMALMVPKGINFYPESNHKIGGNIDIWWIVHDGGLLMLLPFLLKQHRTWRNCKLRIFTVAQIEDNSIQMKKDLKTFLYHLRIEADVEVVEMNNSDISAYTYERTLMMEQRNQMLRALGLNKKENSKVVQTIMDFKETPSDNKLSLVQTIVDHHYDATKTASKVRFADPTIEEIQHHDSQNDEKRNSIDLDGPENADTPETTSNKDESTEKADGDFKSSVKPDEFNVRRMHTAIKLNEVIVEKSQDAQLVIMNLPGPPREVRAERESNYMEFLEVLTEGLEKVLMVRGGGREVITIYS, from the exons ATGCCAGATAGATTTCAAGTCACAAAAGCAGACGAAGACACCGCGTTGGATTATAATCAAGATGAATCTGCGAGTGGAAAACTTCTCGGAGACATCCACGACGAAACCCTAG ACTCAGGTGATATCCACAGGGCTGAAGAAAACCAGAAGTCCAATATCGACCCAAATCTATATCTGTACGATGATGATTTGGAGACCAGGCCCCATATATCAACATTCATTTCATCAATTGCCAATTATGAAAACACGATACCAGCGGCCACCGATCCCGATGCAAAGCCGGCAGCTCCATCGGCTCGAATGG GTACCCTAATTGGAGTGTTCTTGCCATGCATTCAAAACATCTTTGGTGTCATATTGTTCATTCGGTTAACATGGGTTGTTGGAACGGCTGGCGCCGTGTGTGGATTCTTAATTGTTCTGACCTGCTGCTGTGTG ACAATGCTTACTGCGATCTCGATGTCGGCCATTGCAACGAATGGAGTGGTTCCGGCGGGAGGGAGTTACTTTATGATATCACG ATCCCTGGGCCCTGAATTCGGTGGAGCGGTGGGAATGCTGTTCTATACGGGAACCACTTTAGCGGCGGCGATGTACATCGTTGGTGCCGTGGAAATCGTATTG ACATACATGGCGCCGTGGGCATCAATATTTGGGGACTTCACCAAGGATGCTGACGCGATGTTTAACAATTTCAGGGTCTACGGCACTTTGCTGCTCATTTTTATGG GACTCATTGTGTTCGTGGGCGTGAAATTCGTCAATAAGTTCGCGACGTTGGCCCTGGCCTGTGTCATTCTGTCGATAATAGCGGTGTATGTGGGAATATTTGACAATATCCATGGCAACGAAAAGCTATA CATGTGTGTTCTGGGTAAACGACTCTTGAAGGATATCCCACTTGAAAATTGCACAAAGGAAGACTCCTTCATGCGCGACATATACTGCCCAGATGGTAAATGCGAGGAATACTTCCTAG CTAACAACGTGACCAAAGTCAAGGGAATCAAGGGATTGGCTAGTGGAGTTTTCTACGACAACATTTGGCCCTCGTTTTTGGAGAACGGCCAGTTCATATCCTATGGAAAGAATGCTGTTGACATCGAGAACACCAGTGGCCAGTCTTATAATCAAATCATGGCCGATATTACCACCTCGTTCACCCTCCTTATCGGCATCTTCTTCCCGTCGGTCACAG GCATCATGGCTGGATCCAACCGATCGGGTGACCTTGCTGACGCCCAGAAAAGCATACCCATCGGAACGATATGTGCCATTCTGACCACCAGCACAGTTTACTTATCCAGCGTTATGTTCTTCGCTGGCACAGTGGATAACCTCCTGCTGAGGGATAA ATTCGGTCAATCCATCGGTGGCAAATTGGTCGTGGCCAACATCGCCTGGCCTAACCAGTGGGTCATTTTGATTGGATCTTTCTTGTCCACCTTGGGAGCTGGTCTGCAAAGTTTAACCGGTGCCCCCCGTCTGCTGCAGGCGATTGCCAGGGATGAGATTATTCCCTTCCTGGCTCCCTTCGCCAAGTCATCCAGTCGTGGCGAACCCACCCGGGCACTGCTCCTGACCATCGTCATTTGCCAGTGCGGCATTCTCTTGG GAAATGTGGACTTGCTGGCACCGCTGCTGTCCATGTTCTTCCTCATGTGCTACGGCTTTGTTAACCTGGCTTGCGCCGTTCAAACCCTGCTGAGGACTCCCAACTGGAGACCCCGCTTCAAGTTCTACCACTGGAGCTTGTCGCTGATCGGCCTGACGCTGTGCATATCAGTCATGATCATGACCTCCTGGTACTTCGCACTGATTGCCATGGGAATGGCCATCATCATCTACAAATATATAGAGTACCGAGG TGCCGAGAAGGAGTGGGGTGATGGCATTCGTGGAATGGCCCTTACCGCCGCCAGGTACTCGCTCCTCCGCCTGGAGGAAGGCCCACCGCATACGAAAAATTGGCGTCCCCAAATTTTGGTGCTTTCGAAGCTCAACGATAACCTCTTGCCAAAGTATAGGAAGATATTCTCCTTTGCCACCCAGCTGAAAGCTGGCAAGGGATTGACGATTTGTGTGTCTGTGATAAAGGGCGACCACACCAAGATAACCAACAAAGCCGTGGATGCCAAGTCCACGCTGCGCAAATACATGACCGACGAGAAGGTGAAGGGATTCTGCGATGTTCTGGTGTCCCAGCAGATCGGCGAAGGCCTCAGTTCGGT TATCCAAACCATCGGACTGGGAGGCATGAAGCCCAACACTGTCATCATCGGATGGCCTTACAGCTGGCGGCAGGAGGGCAGGAATAGCTGGAAGACCTTCATCCAAACGGTCCGCACAGTGGCCGCCTGCCACATGGCTCTCATGGTGCCCAAGGGCATCAACTTTTACCCAGAATCAAACCACAAA ATCGGTGGCAACATTGATATCTGGTGGATTGTCCACGACGGTGGTCTGCTCATGTTGCTGCCCTTCCTGCTGAAGCAACACCGCACTTGGCGCAATTGCAAGCTAAGGATCTTCACAGTTGCTCAAATCGAGGACAACTCGATTCAAATGAAGAAGGATCTAAAGACATTCCTGTACCATCTCCGAATCGAGGCAGATGTCGAAGTTGTTGAGATG AACAACAGCGATATTTCCGCTTACACCTACGAGCGGACTTTGATGATGGAACAGCGTAATCAGATGCTGAGAGCATTAGGTTTAAATAAGAAAGAAAACTCCAAAGTG gtTCAGACTATAATGGACTTTAAGGAAACACCCAGTGATAATAAATTGTCTTTG GTTCAAACAATTGTAGACCACCATTATGACGCCACCAAAACGGCGTCTAAAGTTCGCTTCGCCGATCCAACTATAGAAGAAATACAACATCAC GATTCTCAGAACGACGAGAAACGTAACTCAATTGATTTGGATGGTCCTGAAAACGCGGACACACCCGAAACTACTTCTAACAAGGATGAATCGACAGAGAAAGCCGACGGAGACTTTAAGTCCAGTGTGAAACC GGATGAGTTCAATGTTCGTCGCATGCACACAGcaataaaactaaatgaagTTATTGTAGAAAAGTCACAGGATGCCCAGTTGGTCATAATGAATTTACCTGGACCACCTAGGGAAGTGAGAGCGGAGCGTGAAAGCAATT ATATGGAATTTCTGGAGGTATTAACAGAGGGCCTTGAAAAAGTGTTAATGGTTCGTGGAGGAGGCCGAGAAGTTATAACAATTTACTCTTAA